A single region of the Phaenicophaeus curvirostris isolate KB17595 chromosome 4, BPBGC_Pcur_1.0, whole genome shotgun sequence genome encodes:
- the C4H4orf50 gene encoding uncharacterized protein C4orf50 homolog isoform X4: MKELELSHRTILVMIDQLNGKLHRVENANARVKGKLQDIQEDLVNLVESQEKSEKRQKKKLHWLQEQLKTKADEIKIQSQYFEHYKQRQRQHIIAMRERECSLQSEVSRLEKQVLDLNAHIALLTSKLEEGMVQYLQEKLESAFSGTQVSKHCDVEVMELKTCIENMEHDMKSHLDAFQQNLKFLREKEEDKRRKQAELLTELQCYQDTEDFLRRKLEESCHHVYHLKLSEIKLQEKVEELLNENLALKDQGRARLKKKKRKDSQNTILQNGDNSVDMNGELVQHDVQNLNWGAVLDPLTSRATPTPVVLPHDKESAETPGCNCDELKQMAKLPDKLLPILEHKSGAFAKIAGLAEIEKQVVIGTKTSSDLEDIFALIRCTPSHPAAGLFPLCSEKLTNSETSKETIDEENFSLLNKQAINLLAKTFPVSVVEVLMRKKPQLTLFEPESCHLSSATTMKEVDECEVNTSLHSENLCLVAEGGISDNASVLPCGKMPCTVTEMFTSSLEKYNMEIHWENTQILPKSMSENKCLDKVVDDGKYHQKTFRRLLNGEIQNEKAQPQKVPSIPEQSSKVLNKTKLISPRNQRMKASDSLGSPQDVHNRSVDFKDLKKHFEGNPELLERHGKHLEICISDVNRVHNGEDIIKMIIRKESNDYQKEENDDEKGEQAQKQIHQPTPSKSIGLKEKEDQTLKLYEPNNHVSCQKAAAENTQYAYFHKLFWSEEGRYWLNILSPMQERVVCLSKLFPPGTNFYESFCHLSQLGAGNEHNGKICALEEVVAVYSQRIQENKNYPKNLYILQQENERDAQRMCGLEEEMDAFFQYILVVDEANIVSFQNLLNEKEVAGKCYYNFSDKLPGSVLSLDGRKMRYFQLLSDLKEERRRCFKEIAKLLQDKENYVAKYNELIQESRKNLQKISLLEVEKETLLGCLAEVKRERDKYKTLVTELQDCKTSCYQSVSDLQEGKYELKREIKMKETSEQLNEFQKANTNFILENSNWKRLKPSLGFTCGELRKDKSLRTEEKIVKLKEESQQSGLKPKNVEKVCSMTQTEEAGALVIDPSNSFPGKEGGTFESYSVMKKEVEKAKEKLKIQQKELEKSKKEAQKWYRELGFAETRYEEIKTHLAQALSELDHLKQEVGNKMLGKQHCKIMPVYAVKDGLETEENKIANKRLQQQVLTLKAQLRDQAALQNQFHDLQNEVELLQAQLCEKEKELQKRKSEAKLMLAPLKAKLACLTRMCQERNSFITRMLSEFHRRGIINSAFDEEVKNLVNDTALAEYSVTFTPMCDQEMLPSSTNISQADEQLEDHETYAKMNGMTQPIPAKFQQEVDCIPSSHIIPNMYMASPIKLTSPERIIALHQELRQNHHKNCEIPSVVSSSSNPKADCNLPVIHEEAPWPLLSRMKNAPVPPERGAFWATKGRDRLSKCDDVFWGQIGNQHAGPIPQGKKQKNAIMNKAWLSREKTDGSTSATTAKSYLSDVLSASNKG; this comes from the exons ATGAAAGAGCTGGAGCTGTCACACAGAACAATTCTTGTGATGATTGATCAACTAAATGGGAAGCTGCACCGGGTTGAAAATGCAAATGCGCGTGTTAAAGGGAAACTGCAAGACATTCAGGAGGACCTGGTCAACTTG GTTGAAAGCCAAGAAAAGTCAGAgaagaggcaaaagaaaaaattacattggcttcaggagcagctgaagacaaaagcagatgaaataaaaatccagtCACAGTATTTTGAGCACTACAAACAAAGGCAGCGGCAACATATAATAGCAATGAGAGAAAGGGAATGTTCCCTTCAGAGTGAAGTATCTAGGCTGGAAAAGCAAGTCCTGGATCTTAATGCCCATATTGCTCTTTTGACATCCAAGTTAGAGGAGGGAATGGTGCAGTATCTCCAAGAGAAGCTGGAATCAGCATTCAGTGGGACCCAGGTCTCTAAACACTGTGATGTAGAAGTAATGGAATTGAAAACTTGCATTGAAAATATGGAGCATGACATGAAAAGCCACCTGGATGCATTTCAGCAAAATCTAAAGTTCTtaagggaaaaagaggaggacaaaagaagaaaacaggcagAGCTGTTGACTGAACTCCAGTGCTACCAGGACACTGAAGactttctcagaagaaaattgGAAGAATCTTGCCATCATGTTTATCatctgaaattatctgaaatCAAACTACAGGAAAAAGTGGAAGAGCTTTTGAATGAAAATTTGGCTTTAAAAGATCAAGGTAGGGcaagactgaaaaagaagaaaagaaaggactCACAAAATACAATATTGCAGAATGGAGACAACAGTGTTGACATg AATGGAGAACTAGTCCAGCATGATGTTCAGAACCTGAACTGGGGAGCAGTCTTGGATCCGCTCACAAGCAGAGCTACTCCAACTCCAGTTGTGTTGCCACATGATAAAGAGTCTG CAGAAACACCAGGATGTAACTGTGATGAGCTGAAGCAGATGGCGAAGCTACCAGATAAACTTCTACCAATTTTGGAACACAAATCCGGTGCCTTTGCAAAAATTGCTGGTCTAGCTGAGATTGAGAAG CAGGTTGTTATTGGAACAAAAACGTCAAGTGATCTAGAAGATATTTTCGCTTTGATTAGATGTACCCCAAGTCATCCTGCAGCAGGACTGTTTCCCCTTTGCTCTGAGAAGTTAACTAACAGTGAGACAAGTAAGGAAACCATAGATGAGGAAAACTTTTCTCTCTTGAATAAACAAGCTATAAATCTGCTGGCAAAGACATTCCCCGTTTCTGTGGTTGAAGTTTTGATGAGGAAGAAGCCCCAGCTTACCTTATTTGAACCTGAAAGCTGCCACTTATCATCTGCCACCACTATGAAGGAAGTGGATGAGTGTGAGGTAAATACCAGTCTCCACTCTGAAAACCTCTGCCTAGttgcagaaggaggaatttctgaCAACGCTTCTGTGCTTCCTTGTGGAAAGATGCCTTGCACTGTGACTGAAATGTTCACATCATCTCTCGAAAAATACAACATGGAAATACATTGGGAAAACACACAAATTCTGCCAAAAAGCATGAGTGAAAATAAATGCCTGGATAAAGTTGTTGATGATGGGAAGTATCATCAAAAAACCTTTAGAAGGCTACTTAATGGAGAAATACAGAATGAGAAAGCCCAACCACAGAAGGTGCCCAGTATTCCTGAGCAAAGTTCTaaagttttaaacaaaactaaattgATCAGTCCTCGTAATCAAAGAATGAAAGCCTCAGACAGCCTAGGTAGCCCACAGGATGTCCATAATAGATCTGTTGATTTTAAAGACttaaagaagcattttgaaGGGAACCCTGAACTACTGGAGCGACATGGGAAACACTTAGAAATCTGCATCTCTGATGTGAATAGGGTACATAATGGAGAAGACATAATCAAAATGATTATTAGAAAGGAGAGCAATGATTATCAGAAAGAAGAGAATGATGATGAGAAAGGAGAGCAAGCTCAGAAACAAATTCATCAACCAACCCCTTCCAAAAGTATTGgcctgaaagaaaaggaagaccaGACCCTGAAACTATATGAGCCAAACAATCATGTCTCATGTCAaaaggcagcagctgaaaacaCGCAATATGCATACtttcataaattattttggtCAGAGGAAGGGAGGTATTGGCTAAATATATTGTCTCCTATGCAGGAGAGGGTTGTGTGTTTAAGCAAACTATTCCCACCAGGGACCAATTTTTATGAGAGTTTCTGTCATCTGTCACAACTGGGAGCTGGTAATGAACATAATGGGAAAATATGTGCACTGGAAGAAGTGGTGGCTGTGTATTCTCAGAGGATTCAAGAGAATAAAAACTACCCCAAGAACCTCTATATATTACAACAGGAGAATGAGAGAGATGCTCAGAGGATGTGTGGACTGGAAGAGGAGATGGATGCATTTTTTCAGTACATTTTAGTAGTAGATGAAGCTAACATTGTTTCATTCCAAAACTTACTGAATGAGAAAGAAGTTGCTGGTAAATGTTATTATAACTTCTCAGATAAACTCCCTGGGAGTGTTTTATCCCTGGatggaaggaaaatgagatatttccagctgctctcagacctgaaagaagaaagaaggagatgCTTCAAAGAAATAGCTAAGTTATTGCAAGACAAGGAAAACTATGTAGCAAAATATAATGAATTAATCCAAGAGAGCAGgaaaaatttacaaaaaatatctcttttggaagttgaaaaagaaactttattGGGATGTTTGGCAGAGGTGAAGCGTGAACGAGACAAATATAAGACCTTGGTTACAGAACTTCAGGACTGCAAAACCAGCTGTTATCAATCTGTTTCTGATTTACAGGAGGGAAAATATgaactgaaaagagaaataaaaatgaaagaaacttcAGAACAGCTTAATGAATTTCAGAAGGCAAACACAaactttattttagaaaatagcAACTGGAAAAGATTAAAGCCTTCATTGGGTTTCACCTGTGGAGAACTGAGGAAAGATAAAAGTTTgagaacagaggaaaagatagtaaaattaaaagaagaaagtcaaCAAAGTGGCCTTAAGCCGAAGAATGTTGAAAAAGTGTGTAGTATGACTCAGACTGAAGAAGCAGGTGCTCTGGTTATTGACCCCTCAAACTCTTTCCCTGGAAAAGAG GGTGGCACATTTGAAAGTTACAGCGTGATGAAAAAGGAAGTTGAAAAGGCAAAAGAGAagctaaaaatacagcaaaaggaattagaaaaatcaaaaaaagag GCTCAGAAGTGGTACAGAGAACTTGGCTTTGCTGAAACAAGATATGAAGAAATCAAAACCCATTTGGCACAGGCTCTCTCAGAATTAGACCATCTTAAACAAGAAGTTGGGAACAAAATGCTTGGAAAGCAGCATTGCAAAATAATG CCTGTGTACGCTGTAAAAGATGGCCTGGAAACAGAGGAGAATAAAATAGCCAATAAGAGATTACAGCAGCAAGTGCTGACCTTGAAAGCCCAGCTCAGGGACCAGGCTGCATTACAAAATCAGTTTCATGACTTGCAGAATGAAGTGGAACTCCTTCAGGCTCAGCTATGTGAAAAG GAAAAAGAACTCCAGAAGAGAAAGTCTGAAGCAAAGCTGATGCTAGCTCCTCTGAAG GCTAAGCTGGCTTGCCTTACTCGAATGTGCCAGGAAAGGAACAGCTTCATTACCAGGATGCTCAGTGAATTTCACAGGCGAGGAATTATTAACTCTGCATTTGATGAAGAGGTGAAAAACTTGGTGAATGACACGGCCCTGGCAGAGTACAGTGTCACTTTTACACCAATGTGTGATCAAGAG atgcTACCTTCTTCCACAAACATTTCACAGGCTGATGAACAGCTAGAAGATCACGAGACATATGCCAAAATGAATGGGATGACTCAGCCAATACCTGCAAAGTTTCAGCAAGAAGTGGATTGCATTCCCAGCTCTCACATCATTCCAAACATGTATATGGCTTCTCCTATAAAATTAACAAGCCCAGAGAGAATCATAGCCTTGCATCAAGAACTAAGACAAAACCATCACAAAAATTGCGAG
- the C4H4orf50 gene encoding uncharacterized protein C4orf50 homolog isoform X3 — translation MKELELSHRTILVMIDQLNGKLHRVENANARVKGKLQDIQEDLVNLVESQEKSEKRQKKKLHWLQEQLKTKADEIKIQSQYFEHYKQRQRQHIIAMRERECSLQSEVSRLEKQVLDLNAHIALLTSKLEEGMVQYLQEKLESAFSGTQVSKHCDVEVMELKTCIENMEHDMKSHLDAFQQNLKFLREKEEDKRRKQAELLTELQCYQDTEDFLRRKLEESCHHVYHLKLSEIKLQEKVEELLNENLALKDQGRARLKKKKRKDSQNTILQNGDNSVDMNGELVQHDVQNLNWGAVLDPLTSRATPTPVVLPHDKESVVQCFTIAETPGCNCDELKQMAKLPDKLLPILEHKSGAFAKIAGLAEIEKQVVIGTKTSSDLEDIFALIRCTPSHPAAGLFPLCSEKLTNSETSKETIDEENFSLLNKQAINLLAKTFPVSVVEVLMRKKPQLTLFEPESCHLSSATTMKEVDECEVNTSLHSENLCLVAEGGISDNASVLPCGKMPCTVTEMFTSSLEKYNMEIHWENTQILPKSMSENKCLDKVVDDGKYHQKTFRRLLNGEIQNEKAQPQKVPSIPEQSSKVLNKTKLISPRNQRMKASDSLGSPQDVHNRSVDFKDLKKHFEGNPELLERHGKHLEICISDVNRVHNGEDIIKMIIRKESNDYQKEENDDEKGEQAQKQIHQPTPSKSIGLKEKEDQTLKLYEPNNHVSCQKAAAENTQYAYFHKLFWSEEGRYWLNILSPMQERVVCLSKLFPPGTNFYESFCHLSQLGAGNEHNGKICALEEVVAVYSQRIQENKNYPKNLYILQQENERDAQRMCGLEEEMDAFFQYILVVDEANIVSFQNLLNEKEVAGKCYYNFSDKLPGSVLSLDGRKMRYFQLLSDLKEERRRCFKEIAKLLQDKENYVAKYNELIQESRKNLQKISLLEVEKETLLGCLAEVKRERDKYKTLVTELQDCKTSCYQSVSDLQEGKYELKREIKMKETSEQLNEFQKANTNFILENSNWKRLKPSLGFTCGELRKDKSLRTEEKIVKLKEESQQSGLKPKNVEKVCSMTQTEEAGALVIDPSNSFPGKEGGTFESYSVMKKEVEKAKEKLKIQQKELEKSKKEAQKWYRELGFAETRYEEIKTHLAQALSELDHLKQEVGNKMLGKQHCKIMPVYAVKDGLETEENKIANKRLQQQVLTLKAQLRDQAALQNQFHDLQNEVELLQAQLCEKEKELQKRKSEAKLMLAPLKAKLACLTRMCQERNSFITRMLSEFHRRGIINSAFDEEVKNLVNDTALAEYSVTFTPMCDQEMLPSSTNISQADEQLEDHETYAKMNGMTQPIPAKFQQEVDCIPSSHIIPNMYMASPIKLTSPERIIALHQELRQNHHKNCEIPSVVSSSSNPKADCNLPVIHEEAPWPLLSRMKNAPVPPERGAFWATKGRDRLSKCDDVFWGQIGNQHAGPIPQGKKQKNAIMNKAWLSREKTDGSTSATTAKSYLSDVLSASNKG, via the exons ATGAAAGAGCTGGAGCTGTCACACAGAACAATTCTTGTGATGATTGATCAACTAAATGGGAAGCTGCACCGGGTTGAAAATGCAAATGCGCGTGTTAAAGGGAAACTGCAAGACATTCAGGAGGACCTGGTCAACTTG GTTGAAAGCCAAGAAAAGTCAGAgaagaggcaaaagaaaaaattacattggcttcaggagcagctgaagacaaaagcagatgaaataaaaatccagtCACAGTATTTTGAGCACTACAAACAAAGGCAGCGGCAACATATAATAGCAATGAGAGAAAGGGAATGTTCCCTTCAGAGTGAAGTATCTAGGCTGGAAAAGCAAGTCCTGGATCTTAATGCCCATATTGCTCTTTTGACATCCAAGTTAGAGGAGGGAATGGTGCAGTATCTCCAAGAGAAGCTGGAATCAGCATTCAGTGGGACCCAGGTCTCTAAACACTGTGATGTAGAAGTAATGGAATTGAAAACTTGCATTGAAAATATGGAGCATGACATGAAAAGCCACCTGGATGCATTTCAGCAAAATCTAAAGTTCTtaagggaaaaagaggaggacaaaagaagaaaacaggcagAGCTGTTGACTGAACTCCAGTGCTACCAGGACACTGAAGactttctcagaagaaaattgGAAGAATCTTGCCATCATGTTTATCatctgaaattatctgaaatCAAACTACAGGAAAAAGTGGAAGAGCTTTTGAATGAAAATTTGGCTTTAAAAGATCAAGGTAGGGcaagactgaaaaagaagaaaagaaaggactCACAAAATACAATATTGCAGAATGGAGACAACAGTGTTGACATg AATGGAGAACTAGTCCAGCATGATGTTCAGAACCTGAACTGGGGAGCAGTCTTGGATCCGCTCACAAGCAGAGCTACTCCAACTCCAGTTGTGTTGCCACATGATAAAGAGTCTG TTGTCCAGTGCTTTACCATAGCAGAAACACCAGGATGTAACTGTGATGAGCTGAAGCAGATGGCGAAGCTACCAGATAAACTTCTACCAATTTTGGAACACAAATCCGGTGCCTTTGCAAAAATTGCTGGTCTAGCTGAGATTGAGAAG CAGGTTGTTATTGGAACAAAAACGTCAAGTGATCTAGAAGATATTTTCGCTTTGATTAGATGTACCCCAAGTCATCCTGCAGCAGGACTGTTTCCCCTTTGCTCTGAGAAGTTAACTAACAGTGAGACAAGTAAGGAAACCATAGATGAGGAAAACTTTTCTCTCTTGAATAAACAAGCTATAAATCTGCTGGCAAAGACATTCCCCGTTTCTGTGGTTGAAGTTTTGATGAGGAAGAAGCCCCAGCTTACCTTATTTGAACCTGAAAGCTGCCACTTATCATCTGCCACCACTATGAAGGAAGTGGATGAGTGTGAGGTAAATACCAGTCTCCACTCTGAAAACCTCTGCCTAGttgcagaaggaggaatttctgaCAACGCTTCTGTGCTTCCTTGTGGAAAGATGCCTTGCACTGTGACTGAAATGTTCACATCATCTCTCGAAAAATACAACATGGAAATACATTGGGAAAACACACAAATTCTGCCAAAAAGCATGAGTGAAAATAAATGCCTGGATAAAGTTGTTGATGATGGGAAGTATCATCAAAAAACCTTTAGAAGGCTACTTAATGGAGAAATACAGAATGAGAAAGCCCAACCACAGAAGGTGCCCAGTATTCCTGAGCAAAGTTCTaaagttttaaacaaaactaaattgATCAGTCCTCGTAATCAAAGAATGAAAGCCTCAGACAGCCTAGGTAGCCCACAGGATGTCCATAATAGATCTGTTGATTTTAAAGACttaaagaagcattttgaaGGGAACCCTGAACTACTGGAGCGACATGGGAAACACTTAGAAATCTGCATCTCTGATGTGAATAGGGTACATAATGGAGAAGACATAATCAAAATGATTATTAGAAAGGAGAGCAATGATTATCAGAAAGAAGAGAATGATGATGAGAAAGGAGAGCAAGCTCAGAAACAAATTCATCAACCAACCCCTTCCAAAAGTATTGgcctgaaagaaaaggaagaccaGACCCTGAAACTATATGAGCCAAACAATCATGTCTCATGTCAaaaggcagcagctgaaaacaCGCAATATGCATACtttcataaattattttggtCAGAGGAAGGGAGGTATTGGCTAAATATATTGTCTCCTATGCAGGAGAGGGTTGTGTGTTTAAGCAAACTATTCCCACCAGGGACCAATTTTTATGAGAGTTTCTGTCATCTGTCACAACTGGGAGCTGGTAATGAACATAATGGGAAAATATGTGCACTGGAAGAAGTGGTGGCTGTGTATTCTCAGAGGATTCAAGAGAATAAAAACTACCCCAAGAACCTCTATATATTACAACAGGAGAATGAGAGAGATGCTCAGAGGATGTGTGGACTGGAAGAGGAGATGGATGCATTTTTTCAGTACATTTTAGTAGTAGATGAAGCTAACATTGTTTCATTCCAAAACTTACTGAATGAGAAAGAAGTTGCTGGTAAATGTTATTATAACTTCTCAGATAAACTCCCTGGGAGTGTTTTATCCCTGGatggaaggaaaatgagatatttccagctgctctcagacctgaaagaagaaagaaggagatgCTTCAAAGAAATAGCTAAGTTATTGCAAGACAAGGAAAACTATGTAGCAAAATATAATGAATTAATCCAAGAGAGCAGgaaaaatttacaaaaaatatctcttttggaagttgaaaaagaaactttattGGGATGTTTGGCAGAGGTGAAGCGTGAACGAGACAAATATAAGACCTTGGTTACAGAACTTCAGGACTGCAAAACCAGCTGTTATCAATCTGTTTCTGATTTACAGGAGGGAAAATATgaactgaaaagagaaataaaaatgaaagaaacttcAGAACAGCTTAATGAATTTCAGAAGGCAAACACAaactttattttagaaaatagcAACTGGAAAAGATTAAAGCCTTCATTGGGTTTCACCTGTGGAGAACTGAGGAAAGATAAAAGTTTgagaacagaggaaaagatagtaaaattaaaagaagaaagtcaaCAAAGTGGCCTTAAGCCGAAGAATGTTGAAAAAGTGTGTAGTATGACTCAGACTGAAGAAGCAGGTGCTCTGGTTATTGACCCCTCAAACTCTTTCCCTGGAAAAGAG GGTGGCACATTTGAAAGTTACAGCGTGATGAAAAAGGAAGTTGAAAAGGCAAAAGAGAagctaaaaatacagcaaaaggaattagaaaaatcaaaaaaagag GCTCAGAAGTGGTACAGAGAACTTGGCTTTGCTGAAACAAGATATGAAGAAATCAAAACCCATTTGGCACAGGCTCTCTCAGAATTAGACCATCTTAAACAAGAAGTTGGGAACAAAATGCTTGGAAAGCAGCATTGCAAAATAATG CCTGTGTACGCTGTAAAAGATGGCCTGGAAACAGAGGAGAATAAAATAGCCAATAAGAGATTACAGCAGCAAGTGCTGACCTTGAAAGCCCAGCTCAGGGACCAGGCTGCATTACAAAATCAGTTTCATGACTTGCAGAATGAAGTGGAACTCCTTCAGGCTCAGCTATGTGAAAAG GAAAAAGAACTCCAGAAGAGAAAGTCTGAAGCAAAGCTGATGCTAGCTCCTCTGAAG GCTAAGCTGGCTTGCCTTACTCGAATGTGCCAGGAAAGGAACAGCTTCATTACCAGGATGCTCAGTGAATTTCACAGGCGAGGAATTATTAACTCTGCATTTGATGAAGAGGTGAAAAACTTGGTGAATGACACGGCCCTGGCAGAGTACAGTGTCACTTTTACACCAATGTGTGATCAAGAG atgcTACCTTCTTCCACAAACATTTCACAGGCTGATGAACAGCTAGAAGATCACGAGACATATGCCAAAATGAATGGGATGACTCAGCCAATACCTGCAAAGTTTCAGCAAGAAGTGGATTGCATTCCCAGCTCTCACATCATTCCAAACATGTATATGGCTTCTCCTATAAAATTAACAAGCCCAGAGAGAATCATAGCCTTGCATCAAGAACTAAGACAAAACCATCACAAAAATTGCGAG